Proteins encoded in a region of the Acidobacteriota bacterium genome:
- a CDS encoding DegQ family serine endoprotease, translated as MKNNLVNLLSRLKNQRDVKTMLIAISLLLCILAGGALFTHRIQAQSLSDASENRAVTRESTKTKINGAALVTSFAPIVKQAQPAVVSIASTKVVKANSGDEGLSPLFDDPMFRQFFGQRIPQGQPREQREHGLGSGVIVSADGYILTNNHVVDGANDIRVITFDKRELKARVIGTDPNTDIAVVKIEANNLPTLQFADSSEVQVGDIALAIGNPFGVGQTVTMGIISATGRGNLGIEDYEDFIQTDAAINPGNSGGALINANGELIGINTAILSRAGGNQGVGFAVPANLARTVMNQLMKNGKVVRGYMGVVIQPVTTELAKAFSLPNSNGALIGEITPDSPASKAGLKQGDVISELNGVAVDDSRELRLKISQLAPGTTIKLKVLRDGSPRNISVTLGELPNEKTTANSDKSDSNSPYGLSVENLTPQTARELNLSANITGVVVTDVQDGSRADEAGLRQGDVIQQVSRQPVTNVSEFERAMKQAAGKPAVLLVNRNGHTSFAVIPSQ; from the coding sequence ATGAAAAACAATTTAGTGAATTTGCTGAGTCGCCTTAAGAATCAACGCGATGTGAAAACAATGCTTATCGCAATCAGTCTTTTGCTTTGCATATTGGCTGGTGGAGCGCTGTTCACGCACAGGATTCAGGCACAGAGTCTATCGGACGCTTCGGAAAATCGCGCAGTTACGCGCGAATCTACCAAGACAAAAATCAACGGTGCAGCGCTGGTTACCAGCTTCGCGCCAATCGTCAAACAGGCGCAACCTGCGGTTGTCAGTATTGCGTCAACCAAGGTCGTCAAAGCCAACAGTGGCGACGAAGGCTTATCGCCTTTGTTCGACGACCCAATGTTTCGCCAATTCTTCGGTCAAAGAATTCCGCAGGGCCAACCGCGTGAGCAGCGCGAACACGGATTGGGTTCCGGCGTGATCGTCTCTGCGGACGGTTACATTTTGACCAATAACCACGTCGTTGACGGCGCAAACGACATCAGGGTAATCACTTTTGATAAACGCGAATTGAAAGCGCGCGTGATTGGAACCGATCCGAACACGGACATCGCCGTCGTCAAAATCGAGGCCAATAATCTGCCGACCTTGCAGTTCGCTGATTCCTCGGAAGTTCAGGTGGGCGACATTGCATTGGCCATCGGCAATCCATTCGGCGTCGGCCAAACGGTGACGATGGGCATCATCAGCGCCACGGGTCGAGGAAATCTGGGCATCGAAGATTACGAAGACTTCATTCAAACCGATGCCGCAATCAATCCCGGCAATTCGGGAGGCGCGCTGATCAACGCCAACGGTGAGTTGATCGGCATCAACACGGCGATTCTGTCCCGCGCAGGCGGCAACCAGGGCGTAGGGTTTGCAGTTCCGGCCAATCTGGCGCGAACGGTGATGAACCAACTGATGAAAAACGGCAAAGTCGTTCGTGGTTACATGGGCGTGGTTATTCAACCAGTAACGACGGAACTTGCCAAAGCATTCAGTTTGCCGAACTCAAACGGCGCTTTGATTGGTGAAATCACGCCTGACAGCCCGGCATCCAAAGCCGGTTTGAAACAGGGCGATGTCATTTCCGAACTCAATGGCGTTGCAGTGGATGACAGTCGCGAACTTCGTTTGAAGATCAGCCAGCTTGCTCCTGGCACGACCATCAAACTGAAAGTTTTGCGCGATGGCAGCCCGCGAAACATCAGCGTCACTCTCGGCGAATTGCCGAACGAGAAAACAACCGCCAACAGCGATAAATCGGATAGCAATTCGCCTTATGGTTTGTCGGTGGAAAACCTGACACCACAAACCGCCCGCGAGTTGAATTTATCCGCCAATATCACTGGCGTGGTTGTTACCGATGTTCAAGACGGCAGCCGCGCGGACGAAGCGGGATTGCGACAAGGTGACGTGATTCAACAAGTCAGTCGCCAACCCGTCACCAACGTCAGCGAATTCGAGCGAGCAATGAAACAAGCCGCCGGTAAACCTGCCGTGCTGCTGGTCAATCGCAACGGACACACCAGCTTTGCTGTGATTCCATCGCAATAA